The Candidatus Eisenbacteria bacterium genomic interval GATGCGCTCGGCCTAGAGGCGCTCGACCAGGACTGCCATCCCCAGGCCGCCGCTCACGCACAGCGTGGCGAGCCCGTAACGGCCCTTCACGCGATTCAGCTCGTGGAGCAGAGCCACCAGAATCCGGTTCCCGCTCATGCCGGTCGG includes:
- a CDS encoding acetyl-CoA C-acyltransferase, which encodes PTGMSGNRILVALLHELNRVKGRYGLATLCVSGGLGMAVLVERL